A DNA window from Calliphora vicina chromosome 1, idCalVici1.1, whole genome shotgun sequence contains the following coding sequences:
- the Xe7 gene encoding A-kinase anchor protein 17A encodes MINIQTIQHVADCVPLYLPHSLYLKPVAKMKISVALPNHKTGKSISNLDIMEKLSQTLKPDKFLVLKVSKSTVDFIRFDGELDDRARLRSAINRLDGTSLKIMGFHEGFRVRASETKDEFPTRHDWDSFFRDAHNMDEMKAGERPDTIHLTHLPIKWFCPRHMENEENIRPSESIFKRIFEKFGSVRCVDIPICDPYRSKMNADINGMKTFSFEQDVLFEAYVQFDEYVGFVRAMDEFRSMKLVRKFVDKTQAINITVNFDTSKHLSEAQMLRRERVRKRLIAKAKAEEEEIEKQKKLEQEKLEQQRQLEEQAKVDELEKQREREEKRKEKHLKKIQEKGQVEITQKIRVEERKLMIAQRKLESIRILEKLFDRMKLKHMVKQHGSTTSRKYQLDMQRDSMRERLVEKYKIATEKLLSDQRKKVDDIKNNTPLMGLLKSKKSKRTNDTDDENQKKNNPLATPLVPGAVPANATADGMNNLNPFKTMAAMGAAANYNPEAASEWMKSLSMLSYGPSMFPGLGMYRPPSFPVSVNYRGFAPRMRVRGRGRGRGRGGYDGQSSSSYNHKYYNNHDNRDNRYDDEDGGSGSYRKYSRGRHYSRSRSRSRDRRSRSRSRSRSRSVSRSRSRRTRSRSHGRSRHYSKRSRSRSRSRSRSYTTSESRSRSRSRVKSRDDKSRKSRSKSAGQQSGTQQKTLEKGNKKLVSTRRSRSSSDWSRSRSHSRSRSKRSWSKRGGGGSKDRRSSPPRKVVIETDKLVKSAEEIKRTIEKGMQDRMREEEREIKETFNKSHKQVLAHNAALAENLLAAGVDSGFGTAEHSAAESSVNTSGQEKEDAHRTKHRGEEDHENDNDDDDYNEEAQKHKKKSRFDRRNSSIERQATSSRRDSLEQRYKSRRNSSSERSQARERRESLEREQNSSSRRTSTRRNSSDREDSNC; translated from the exons ATGATCAATATCCAGACAATACAACATGTCGCAGACTGTGTACCTTTGTATCTGCCGCACAGTCTTTATCTCAAGCCGGTGGCCAAGATGAAAATATCGGTGGCTTTGCCCAACCACAAAACGGGCAAATCCATTTCCAATTTGGACATTATGGAAAAATTAAGTCAAACATTGAAGCCCGACAAGTTTCTGGTCTTAAAG GTATCCAAAAGTACCGTCGATTTTATACGTTTCGATGGCGAACTAGACGATAGAGCTCGCCTACGTTCGGCTATTAATCGTTTGGATGGTACTTCCTTAAAGATAATGGGATTCCATGAGGGGTTCCGTGTAAGGGCCTCTGAAACTAAAGATGAGTTTCCCACACGTCATGATTGGGATTCCTTTTTTAGGGATGCTCATAATATGGATGAAATGAAGGCTGGCGAAAGACCAGATACCATACATTTAACGCATTTACCTATTAAATGGTTTTGCCCCAGGCATATGGAGAACGAAGAAAATATCAGGCCTTCGGAGAGTATATTCAAGcgtatttttgagaaattcGGCAGTGTACGATGTGTGGATATACCTATTTGTGATCCTTATCGCAGTAAAATGAATGCCGATATAAATGGCATGAAAACTTTCAGTTTTGAACAGGATGTTTTATTTGAAGC TTATGTACAATTCGATGAATATGTGGGCTTTGTTCGGGCCATGGATGAGTTTCGCAGCATGAAGTTGGTGCGTAAGTTTGTGGACAAGACCCAGGCAATAAATATTACCGTAAATTTTGACACCTCCAAGCATTTAAGTGAAGCTCAAATGTTGCGACGTGAAAGGGTACGTAAACGTTTGATAGCTAAGGCCAAGGCTGAGGAGGAAGAAATTGAGAAACAAAAGAAGTTGGAACAGGAAAAATTGGAACAACAAAG GCAACTAGAAGAACAAGCCAAAGTAGATGAATTGGAAAAGCAAAGAGAGCGTGAAGAAAAACGCAAAGAAAAACATCTCAAGAAGATCCAAGAAAAAGGACAAGTGGAAATAACTCAAAAGATACGAGTGGAAGAAAGAAAACTCATGATAGCCCAAAGGAAATTGGAGAGTATCAGGATATTGGAAAAGCTATTTGATAGAATGAAG CTTAAACACATGGTCAAACAGCATGGCTCCACCACCTCACGCAAATACCAGCTGGATATGCAGCGTGACTCTATGCGTGAACGTTTAGTGGAGAAATACAAAATTGCTACTGAGAAACTTTTAAGTGATCAACGCAAAAAAGTGGATGATATCAAGAATAATACTCCCTTAATGGGTTTgctgaaaagtaaaaaatctaaaCGGACCAATGATACGGatgatgaaaatcaaaaaaaaaataatcctttAGCCACACCTTTAGTACCAGGCGCTGTGCCTGCTAATGCTACGGCTGACGGTATGAATAATTTGAATCCTTTTAAAACTATGGCCGCCATGGGAGCTGCTGCCAATTACAATCCTGAAGCGGCCAGTGAATGGATGAAATCTTTGTCTATGCTGTCTTATGGTCCTTCCATGTTCCCGGGCCTGGGCATGTATCGTCCACCCTCGTTTCCGGTGTCGGTTAATTATCGTGGCTTTGCACCGCGCATGCGAGTTCGTGGTAGAGGCCGTGGACGTGGTCGTGGCGGCTATGATGGCCAGTCTTCGTCTTcatataatcataaatattacaACAATCATGATAATAGAGATAATCGTTATGACGATGAGGATGGCGGCAGTGGAAGTTATCGTAAATATTCGAGAGGAAG ACACTATTCCCGTTCACGTTCTCGGTCCCGTGACCGCCGATCACGTTCTCGATCCCGTTCCAGATCGCGATCCGTATCTCGCAGTCGTTCACGTCGCACTCGTTCACGATCACATGGTCGTTCGCGACACTACTCAAAACGTTCAAGATCGCGATCACGCAGTCGTTCTCGTTCTTACACCACATCCGAGTCTCGATCACGTTCGCGATCTCGTGTCAAGTCCAGAGATGATAAAAGTCGTAAATCTCGTTCCAAATCAGCCGGACAACAGAGTGGCACACAGCAAAAAACCCTGGAGAAAGGTAACAAAAAACTAGTGTCCACCAGACGATCACGTTCTTCTTCGGATTGGTCACGATCGCGTTCACACTCACGATCACGCTCAAAACGTTCTTGGTCTAAACGTGGTGGAGGCGGCAGCAAAGATAGACGTTCATCGCCACCCCGTAAAGTAGTCATTGAGACTGACAAACTAGTAAAATCGGCCGAGGAAATTAAACGGACAATTGAGAAGGGCATGCAGGATCGCATGCGCGAAGAAGAGCGTGAAATTAAAGAAACTTTCAACAAAAGCCATAAGCAAGTGTTGGCCCATAATGCCGCCTTAGCGGAAAATCTTTTAGCAGCGGGCGTAGATAGTGGTTTCGGTACAGCTGAACATTCGGCAGCAGAATCTTCGGTAAACACCTCAGGGCAAGAGAAAGAAGACGCCCACAGAACCAAACACCGTGGTGAAGAAGACCATGAGAatgacaatgatgatgatgactatAACGAGGAGGCACAAAAACATAAGAAAAAGTCACGTTTCGATAGACGTAATTCATCGATAGAACGTCAAGCAACCTCCTCCAGACGCGACTCTCTAGAACAACGTTACAAATCTAGACGTAATTCCTCTTCGGAACGTTCTCAAGCCCGTGAAAGGCGTGAATCGTTAGAACGAGAACAAAATTCTTCCTCCAGGCGCACATCAACGAGACGTAACTCATCGGATAGAGAAGATTCAAATTGTTAA
- the DIP-gamma gene encoding lachesin, with translation MKQLHPLLVIFLFMATKCPNSSSQNLNEPNMQLDPDPEFIGTINNVTFPAGREAILACSVRNLGKNKVGWLRASDQTVLALQGRVVTHNARISVMHEDMHTWKLKISKLRESDRGCYMCQINTSPMKKQVGCIDVQVPPDIINEESSSDLAVQEGEDATLICKATGNPQPRVTWRREDGEMILLRKPGSRELMRVESYQGAALKLVRLERRQMGAYLCIASNDVPPAVSKRVSLSVQFAPMVRAPSQLLGTPLGSDVQLECHVEASPSPVSYWLKGARTPSGFASVSSNSLETGQPGPEMLLDGPKYAITEKRDGYRGVMLLTVRSFSPSDVGTYHCVSTNSLGRAEGTLRLYEIKLHPGIATINDDQLNFIGGLEESRNFASSLAKQRISWLHLTATATFLLISQIMTAASLSTATTTTTTLSWLALSFATR, from the exons atgaaacaattacatccattattagtcatattCCTATTTATGGCCACAAAATGTCCAAACTCttcgtcacaaaatttaaatg AGCCAAACATGCAATTAGATCCCGATCCAGAATTTATTGGTACCATCAACAATGTAACATTTCCAGCTGGCAGGGAAGCCATTTTAGCCTGTTCTGTTAGGAATCTGGGGAAAAATAAG GTGGGTTGGTTAAGAGCCTCCGATCAAACGGTTTTGGCATTGCAGGGTCGTGTGGTTACCCACAATGCCCGCATTAGTGTAATGCATGAGGATATGCATACATGGAAGCTAAAGATCAGCAAATTACGAGAAAGTGATCGTGGCTGTTATATGTGTCAAATCAATACCAGTCCCATGAAAAAGCAAGTGGGCTGTATAGATGTGCAAG TTCCTCCCGATATCATTAATGAAGAATCTTCCTCTGACTTGGCCGTGCAAGAGGGTGAGGATGCAACGCTCATCTGCAAAGCCACCGGCAATCCTCAGCCTCGTGTTACTTGGCGTCGTGAAGATGGTGAAATGATATTGTTGCGTAAACCGGGCAGTCGGGAGTTAATGAGAG TGGAGTCTTATCAGGGTGCTGCCTTGAAACTGGTGCGTTTGGAGAGACGTCAAATGGGGGCTTATCTGTGTATAGCCTCGAATGATGTACCGCCGGCTGTCAGTAAAAGGGTATCGTTGAGTGTGCAAT TTGCCCCCATGGTCCGAGCCCCCAGCCAATTGCTGGGCACTCCCCTCGGCTCTGATGTCCAGCTGGAATGTCATGTAGAAGCTTCTCCCTCACCGGTTTCATATTGGCTTAAGGGCGCCCGAACACCCAGTGGTTTTGCCAGTGTTTCCAGCAATAGTTTGGAAACTGGCCAACCCGGACCGGAAATGCTATTAGATGG ACCCAAATATGCCATTACCGAGAAACGAGACGGCTACCGAGGTGTCATGCTATTGACTGTGCGCTCATTTTCGCCCTCCGATGTGGGAACTTATCATTGTGTGAGCACGAATTCATTGGGCCGAGCCGAGGGCACGCTGAGATTGTATG aaaTCAAATTACATCCAGGCATAGCCACCATTAATGACGATCAATTAAATTTCATAGGAG GATTAGAAGAATCCCGTAATTTTGCCTCATCATTAGCAAAGCAACGAATATCCTGGCTACACTTGACAGCAACAGcgacatttttattaatttcccaAATAATGACAGCAGCCTCATTATCGACggccacaacaacaacaacaactttaagCTGGCTGGCATTATCCTTTGCAACAAGATGA